Proteins from a single region of Campylobacter sp. RM16704:
- a CDS encoding replicative DNA helicase, translating to MSQNNEHFDLDLERAILSSCIYSEDSFFSISSDIEVNDFSLKAHQDIYKAILACVNAGEPISASFIRKHKRVDEQVLAEVLATTSIADVSKYAYELREKSIRRQLLNFAYTIPTRVNEDKNVSQISDEIGKEIFNLTNRVNSNNIKDMTMVMSELMEEFKKQKEAENKDILGLDTGFNELNKMTKGFKAGDLVIIAARPGMGKTTICLNFIEKTLRQNKGVVMFSLEMPATQIMHRLISAKTSIPLQKILTADLNDDEWSRVGDACNEYAQKNLYIYDSGYASIADIRSILRKIKAQDESVELCVVDYIGLMMSNSAFSDRHLQVSEISRGLKLLARELNMPVVALSQLNRSLESRANKRPMLSDLRESGAIEQDADTILFVYRDEIYREQEEKERENKAKNEGKTYERKFMPNPVQEKAELIVGKNRNGPVGHVDLLFLKEKSCFIETPKENFVVTNFEG from the coding sequence ATGAGTCAAAATAATGAGCATTTTGATTTAGATCTTGAAAGAGCAATTTTAAGTTCTTGTATATATAGTGAGGATTCTTTTTTTAGTATTTCTTCGGATATTGAAGTTAATGATTTTTCACTTAAGGCTCATCAAGATATTTATAAAGCGATTTTAGCTTGTGTAAATGCGGGGGAACCTATAAGTGCAAGTTTTATAAGAAAGCATAAAAGAGTAGATGAGCAGGTTTTGGCTGAAGTTTTAGCTACTACTTCTATTGCAGATGTTAGTAAATATGCATATGAGTTAAGAGAAAAATCCATAAGACGCCAACTTTTAAATTTTGCTTATACTATACCTACAAGAGTAAATGAAGATAAAAATGTTTCCCAAATTTCAGATGAAATTGGAAAAGAGATTTTTAATCTTACAAATCGTGTTAATAGCAATAACATTAAGGATATGACTATGGTTATGTCTGAACTTATGGAAGAATTTAAAAAACAAAAAGAAGCTGAAAATAAAGATATTTTAGGACTTGATACAGGTTTTAATGAACTTAATAAAATGACAAAAGGTTTTAAAGCAGGCGATCTTGTAATTATTGCTGCACGTCCTGGTATGGGTAAAACAACTATTTGTTTAAATTTTATAGAAAAAACACTAAGACAAAATAAAGGTGTTGTAATGTTTTCATTAGAAATGCCTGCTACTCAAATCATGCATAGGTTAATTAGTGCAAAAACCTCTATTCCTTTGCAAAAAATTCTTACAGCAGATTTAAATGATGATGAGTGGAGTAGGGTAGGTGATGCTTGTAATGAATATGCACAAAAAAATCTTTATATTTATGATAGTGGTTATGCAAGTATAGCAGATATTCGTTCAATTTTAAGAAAAATTAAAGCACAAGATGAGAGTGTAGAACTTTGTGTGGTAGATTATATCGGACTTATGATGAGTAATTCTGCTTTTAGTGATAGACATTTGCAAGTGAGTGAAATTTCAAGAGGTTTGAAGCTTTTAGCAAGAGAATTAAATATGCCAGTAGTAGCACTTTCTCAACTTAATCGTTCATTAGAAAGTAGAGCAAATAAACGTCCTATGCTTAGTGATTTAAGAGAAAGTGGTGCTATAGAGCAAGATGCAGATACCATTTTATTTGTATATCGAGATGAAATTTATAGAGAACAAGAAGAAAAAGAAAGAGAAAATAAGGCAAAAAATGAAGGAAAAACTTATGAAAGAAAATTTATGCCAAATCCTGTACAAGAAAAGGCTGAGCTTATTGTGGGCAAAAATAGAAATGGTCCTGTGGGACATGTAGATTTACTTTTTTTAAAAGAAAAATCTTGTTTTATCGAAACTCCAAAAGAAAATTTTGTGGTTACAAACTTTGAAGGTTAG
- a CDS encoding peptidoglycan DD-metalloendopeptidase family protein, which translates to MKKIFISLFISIKLFAISSVEELSWENGKTLLDFLQDHSISLNLYYNLDAEDKELSAEISSGVKYQMLKDEQGELEQVLIPISDDLQIHIYKNIDNKFVLNFTPISYTKETRTLYVKINNSAYQDVYDESGSVTLARAMVRAFRNSVDFRKAKKGDSVVLIYEQKRRLGKLFGDININAALANIREKEYSVFLYKDSYYNAQGKELENFFLTKPVQYTRISDRFTRARYHPILKRYRAHLGIDYAAPTGTPVKSAGEGIISFVGNKGGYGKVVQVKHISGYMTLYAHLSRFAKIKRGQKVKQGQVIAYVGSTGMSTGPHLHFGLYLNNKAINPETIVKIPKSSLSGKSKEEFLKIAKTYENRLQNINEDFINPPKEQNIENFMEF; encoded by the coding sequence ATGAAAAAAATATTTATATCATTATTTATTTCTATAAAACTTTTTGCAATATCAAGTGTTGAAGAACTTTCTTGGGAAAATGGAAAGACTCTACTAGATTTTTTACAAGATCATTCCATATCACTTAATTTATATTATAACCTTGATGCAGAAGATAAAGAACTAAGTGCAGAAATTTCAAGTGGTGTAAAATATCAAATGTTAAAAGATGAACAAGGTGAACTTGAGCAGGTTTTAATTCCAATTAGTGATGATTTACAAATCCATATTTATAAAAATATTGATAATAAATTTGTACTTAATTTTACTCCTATTTCTTATACTAAAGAAACAAGGACTTTATATGTAAAAATCAACAATTCAGCTTATCAAGATGTTTATGATGAAAGTGGAAGTGTAACCTTAGCAAGAGCTATGGTACGTGCATTTAGAAATAGTGTAGATTTTAGAAAGGCAAAAAAAGGCGATAGTGTTGTTTTAATTTATGAACAAAAAAGAAGACTAGGAAAACTTTTTGGAGATATTAATATCAATGCGGCATTAGCAAATATTAGAGAAAAAGAATACTCAGTCTTTTTATATAAAGATTCCTATTATAATGCCCAAGGAAAAGAGCTCGAAAATTTCTTTTTAACTAAACCAGTACAATATACAAGGATTTCAGACCGTTTTACTAGAGCAAGATATCATCCTATTTTGAAAAGATATAGAGCACATTTAGGTATTGATTATGCTGCACCTACCGGAACTCCAGTTAAAAGTGCAGGAGAAGGAATAATTAGCTTTGTCGGCAACAAAGGAGGTTATGGTAAAGTGGTACAAGTAAAACATATATCAGGATATATGACTTTATATGCCCACCTTAGTCGTTTTGCAAAAATAAAACGTGGTCAAAAAGTTAAACAAGGACAAGTAATAGCTTATGTAGGATCTACAGGAATGAGTACGGGACCACATTTACATTTTGGACTTTATCTAAATAATAAAGCAATTAATCCTGAAACTATAGTAAAAATTCCAAAATCAAGTTTAAGTGGAAAAAGTAAAGAAGAATTTTTAAAAATAGCAAAAACATATGAAAATCGTTTGCAAAATATTAATGAAGATTTTATAAATCCACCAAAAGAACAAAATATAGAAAATTTCATGGAGTTTTGA
- a CDS encoding glycosyltransferase family 2 protein, whose translation MSQISIILPTYNVEKYIARALESCINQTFKDIEIIVVDDLGNDKSIEIAKEYASKDDRIKIIHNEENLGTFASRNIGVLNAKSDFIMFLDPDDYLKLNACELGLEIIKNVDMVVFDAYVHRVKFKKFYRFKQDELFIKDEFLEFLLKQKHFCWSVWAKVYRKNLILKSFKHVDFKERLCYGEDVLFNYINFMLSESFVVSQECIYHYEFNENGRYENKNKEILWQNYEHKKQSLKHIKKLANIFPYKYFNEKILDILEKENVNLKKRVYETRNQ comes from the coding sequence ATGAGTCAAATTTCTATCATACTACCAACTTATAATGTAGAAAAATATATAGCTAGAGCATTAGAAAGCTGTATAAACCAAACTTTTAAAGATATAGAAATCATTGTAGTAGATGACCTTGGCAATGATAAAAGCATAGAGATAGCTAAAGAATATGCTAGTAAAGATGATAGGATAAAAATCATACATAATGAAGAAAATTTAGGAACTTTTGCTAGTAGAAATATAGGTGTATTAAATGCAAAGTCAGATTTTATAATGTTTTTAGATCCTGATGATTATTTAAAACTTAATGCATGTGAGCTTGGACTTGAAATAATTAAAAATGTAGATATGGTAGTGTTTGATGCGTATGTACATAGAGTGAAATTTAAGAAATTTTATAGGTTTAAACAAGATGAGCTTTTTATAAAAGATGAATTTTTGGAATTTTTACTTAAACAAAAGCATTTTTGCTGGAGTGTTTGGGCAAAAGTATATAGAAAAAATTTGATTTTAAAAAGCTTTAAGCATGTTGATTTTAAAGAAAGACTTTGTTATGGGGAGGATGTGCTTTTTAATTATATAAATTTTATGTTGAGTGAGAGTTTTGTTGTATCGCAAGAATGTATATACCACTATGAATTTAATGAAAATGGTAGATATGAAAACAAAAATAAAGAAATTTTATGGCAAAATTACGAACATAAAAAGCAAAGTTTAAAACACATTAAAAAATTAGCTAATATTTTTCCATATAAGTATTTTAATGAAAAAATATTAGACATTTTAGAGAAAGAAAATGTAAATTTAAAAAAGAGGGTTTATGAAACAAGAAATCAGTAG
- the mgtE gene encoding magnesium transporter has protein sequence MLNDFLEAQELLKNISKEQSTYQINEALKTIKRYDENIYLQTLKSLDTFTLANVTTITPDHILEDILEHLSIIKIAKIVEELESDDATDLIKRIEELNLEKALAILNRLSSEDKEEILRLKNYDENTTGAYMQTEIFTASINESIEKAIKRYRILKHSGQVNQIFQIYITDEKGKLCNSINLSDLLLWDFKLSFADIIKNNSEKYKSYSIKDHEDIQKAIDIVEDYDLSVLAVVDDNGVLLGRITYDDIHDLIQENATEQIYNLAGVDEDAEEESALKAAKARAFWLMINLTTSLISANIISLFSGEIEKLVALAVLMPIVASMGGNTGSQALAVTVRKLSLNEIEFKDAKKVILRESGISLLNGFIFASIMSVIAFIWFKTALLGLVIALSMLINLTLAGFVGSFVPLTLKKFKIDPAVGSSVVITAITDGLGFFSFLLLAKMILL, from the coding sequence ATGCTTAATGATTTTTTAGAAGCACAAGAACTTTTAAAAAATATATCTAAAGAACAAAGTACCTATCAGATTAACGAAGCTTTAAAAACCATCAAAAGATATGATGAAAATATTTATTTACAAACTTTAAAATCTTTAGACACTTTTACATTAGCAAATGTTACTACAATAACTCCTGATCATATTCTAGAAGATATTTTAGAACATTTAAGCATTATTAAAATAGCCAAAATTGTAGAAGAATTAGAAAGTGATGATGCAACCGATTTAATCAAGCGTATCGAAGAATTAAATCTAGAAAAAGCTTTAGCAATACTTAATCGTTTAAGTTCTGAAGATAAAGAAGAAATCTTACGTTTAAAAAATTATGATGAGAATACTACCGGTGCATATATGCAAACAGAAATTTTCACAGCTTCAATTAATGAAAGCATAGAAAAAGCCATTAAAAGATATAGGATTTTAAAACATTCTGGACAAGTAAATCAAATTTTTCAAATATATATAACAGATGAAAAAGGTAAGTTATGCAACTCTATCAATCTAAGCGATCTTTTACTTTGGGACTTCAAACTAAGCTTTGCAGATATTATAAAAAATAATAGTGAAAAATATAAAAGTTACAGTATAAAAGATCATGAGGATATACAAAAAGCTATTGATATAGTAGAAGATTATGATTTAAGTGTTTTAGCAGTTGTTGATGATAATGGAGTACTTTTAGGAAGAATTACTTATGATGATATTCATGATCTCATTCAAGAAAATGCAACTGAGCAAATTTATAATTTAGCTGGTGTTGATGAAGATGCAGAGGAAGAAAGTGCGTTAAAAGCAGCTAAAGCAAGAGCTTTTTGGCTAATGATTAATCTTACCACTTCTCTTATTTCAGCAAATATCATCAGTCTTTTTTCAGGTGAAATAGAAAAGCTTGTTGCCCTAGCTGTACTTATGCCAATTGTAGCTTCTATGGGAGGTAATACAGGATCTCAAGCTTTAGCAGTAACAGTTAGAAAACTTTCACTTAACGAAATTGAATTTAAAGATGCAAAAAAAGTTATTTTAAGAGAAAGTGGAATTTCTTTGCTAAATGGATTTATTTTTGCTAGTATTATGAGTGTTATAGCTTTTATATGGTTTAAAACAGCTTTATTGGGGCTTGTGATAGCTTTATCGATGCTAATTAATCTAACTTTAGCTGGTTTTGTAGGTTCATTTGTACCTTTAACTTTAAAAAAATTTAAAATTGACCCAGCAGTTGGTTCAAGCGTAGTTATTACAGCTATTACAGATGGATTAGGATTTTTTAGCTTTTTACTTTTAGCAAAAATGATATTATTATAA
- a CDS encoding HU family DNA-binding protein, translated as MTKADFISQVAQTSGLTKKDATAATDAVIATITEVLAKGDSISFIGFGTFSVAERAAREARVPSTGAKIKIPATKVAKFKVGKNLKNAVAAAKAAKKAKK; from the coding sequence ATGACTAAAGCAGATTTTATTTCTCAAGTTGCTCAAACTTCTGGGCTAACTAAAAAAGACGCTACTGCAGCTACTGATGCGGTAATTGCTACTATTACTGAAGTATTAGCTAAAGGCGATAGCATTAGCTTTATTGGTTTTGGAACATTTTCTGTAGCTGAAAGAGCTGCTAGAGAAGCTAGAGTACCAAGCACTGGTGCTAAAATCAAAATTCCTGCTACTAAAGTTGCTAAATTTAAAGTAGGTAAAAATCTTAAAAATGCAGTTGCGGCTGCTAAAGCTGCTAAAAAAGCTAAAAAATAA
- a CDS encoding gycolate oxidase, subunit GlcD-related protein — protein sequence MQEIHQKFFQELLGIENAHFDSVHKRAYSYDATRKHYLPDGVLFPRDEDDISQILKYCNENKIIVTPRGSGSGFTGGSLAVNGGIVLSFEKHMNKILEIDLENLVAVVQPGVINMTLQKKIKEYGLFYPPDPASMEYSSLGGNVSENAGGMRAAKYGITKDYVMALRAVLPSGEIIRAGKKTIKDVAGYNLAGILIASEGSLAVLSEITLKLVALPKFKKTAMGIFDSIDDAMNAVYKTLAKGVTPVSMEFLDQLSIQATEEKFQKGLPIDAGAILIADVDGNVEEALEADLKVLRESFLESNVREFKIAKDVQEAADIWFARRNCSQSITIYGNLKLNEDITVPRSKLPELLKGIAKISKKYGFKIPCFGHTGDGNVHTNVMVSDKNNPELVKKGYEAVEEVFKLTVSLGGTLSGEHGIGISKAPFMKLAFSDAEMNLMRNIKKAFDPNNILNPFKMGL from the coding sequence ATGCAAGAAATTCATCAAAAATTCTTTCAAGAACTTTTAGGGATTGAAAATGCCCACTTTGATTCTGTCCATAAAAGAGCATATAGTTATGATGCTACTAGAAAACATTATCTACCCGATGGAGTGCTTTTTCCACGAGATGAAGATGATATTAGTCAAATTTTAAAATATTGCAATGAAAATAAAATCATAGTTACTCCTAGAGGTTCGGGTAGTGGTTTTACTGGTGGAAGTTTAGCAGTTAATGGTGGTATTGTATTAAGTTTTGAAAAACATATGAATAAAATTTTAGAAATTGATCTTGAAAATTTAGTTGCAGTAGTACAACCTGGTGTGATTAATATGACTTTACAAAAAAAGATAAAAGAGTATGGTTTATTTTATCCGCCTGATCCTGCTAGTATGGAATATTCTTCTTTAGGAGGAAATGTTAGCGAAAATGCAGGAGGGATGAGAGCTGCTAAGTATGGAATAACTAAAGATTATGTTATGGCTCTTAGGGCTGTTTTACCAAGTGGTGAGATTATTAGAGCAGGTAAAAAAACTATAAAAGATGTAGCAGGTTATAATTTAGCTGGAATTTTAATAGCAAGCGAAGGATCTTTAGCTGTGCTTAGTGAAATTACATTAAAATTGGTTGCTTTGCCTAAATTTAAAAAAACTGCTATGGGAATTTTTGATAGTATTGATGATGCTATGAATGCTGTTTATAAAACTTTGGCTAAAGGTGTAACCCCTGTTTCTATGGAATTTTTAGATCAATTAAGCATACAAGCTACAGAAGAAAAATTTCAAAAAGGTTTACCTATAGATGCGGGAGCGATTTTAATTGCTGATGTAGATGGTAATGTTGAAGAAGCTTTGGAAGCAGATTTAAAAGTTTTACGAGAAAGTTTTTTAGAATCAAATGTAAGAGAATTTAAAATAGCCAAAGATGTGCAAGAAGCGGCTGATATTTGGTTTGCTAGAAGAAATTGTTCTCAAAGTATAACAATATATGGAAATTTAAAGCTTAATGAAGATATTACCGTGCCACGTTCAAAATTACCTGAGCTTTTAAAAGGTATAGCTAAAATTTCTAAAAAATATGGTTTTAAAATTCCTTGTTTTGGCCATACTGGTGATGGTAATGTACATACTAATGTAATGGTAAGTGATAAGAATAATCCTGAATTAGTAAAAAAAGGCTATGAAGCGGTAGAAGAGGTGTTTAAACTTACTGTTTCTTTGGGTGGAACTTTAAGTGGAGAGCATGGTATAGGAATTTCAAAGGCACCTTTTATGAAACTTGCTTTTAGTGATGCTGAGATGAATTTAATGAGAAATATTAAAAAAGCTTTTGATCCGAATAATATACTTAATCCTTTTAAAATGGGACTTTGA
- the waaF gene encoding lipopolysaccharide heptosyltransferase II: MNIFINLPTWLGDAVMASAAIYAIKEKYPKAKFTFYGSFVSVGLYKHFKNSKVLVENKKQRFSQILKARAMLGEFDLAFSFRSAFSSKIILKLIKTKKRFCFNKEILKEEHQVLKYLNFIEKSLDFKANSNDLKLPIKAKTTRKILGINAGAHFGSAKRWETDYFAEVAKAFSSTHQILIFGVESEREICEEIYNMLLNEGIKVKNLCGKTSIFTLCKNISMLDLLITNDSGPMHIGAAYGVKTVAIFGSTRFNQTSPWQENAKIAHLDLACMPCMQKKCPLEHHKCMKDLKPKIVINLAKTFF; encoded by the coding sequence ATGAATATTTTTATTAATCTTCCTACATGGCTTGGTGATGCTGTTATGGCTAGTGCGGCTATTTATGCTATAAAAGAAAAATATCCTAAGGCTAAATTTACCTTTTATGGCTCATTTGTGAGTGTAGGACTTTATAAACATTTTAAAAATTCAAAAGTTTTAGTAGAAAATAAAAAACAAAGATTCAGTCAAATTTTAAAGGCTAGAGCAATGCTCGGTGAATTTGATTTAGCATTTTCATTTCGCTCAGCATTTTCAAGTAAGATTATTTTAAAACTAATTAAAACAAAAAAAAGGTTTTGTTTTAATAAAGAGATTTTAAAAGAGGAACATCAAGTTTTAAAATATTTAAATTTTATAGAAAAATCTTTAGACTTTAAAGCAAACTCAAATGATTTAAAACTTCCTATCAAAGCAAAAACTACTCGAAAAATTCTAGGTATAAATGCAGGTGCACATTTTGGAAGTGCAAAAAGATGGGAAACAGATTATTTTGCAGAAGTTGCAAAGGCGTTTAGTTCTACACATCAAATTTTAATTTTTGGGGTAGAAAGTGAAAGAGAAATTTGTGAAGAAATTTATAATATGCTTTTAAATGAAGGTATTAAAGTTAAAAATCTTTGTGGAAAAACAAGTATTTTTACTTTATGTAAAAATATTTCTATGCTTGATTTACTCATCACAAATGATAGCGGTCCTATGCATATAGGTGCAGCTTATGGGGTAAAAACGGTAGCTATTTTTGGTTCTACTAGATTTAATCAAACATCACCTTGGCAAGAAAATGCTAAAATAGCTCATCTTGATCTAGCTTGTATGCCTTGTATGCAAAAAAAATGCCCCTTAGAGCATCACAAATGTATGAAAGATTTAAAACCTAAAATAGTTATAAATTTAGCAAAAACATTTTTTTAA
- the cysK gene encoding cysteine synthase A translates to MPVYNSILDCIGNTPIISLKEFASNLYGKCEYFNPSHSIKDRAAVEMIKQALNRGKINQETTIIEATSGNTGIALAMICASLKLKLIIAMPESMSMERRKMMSFFGVKLELTQASKGMQGALDRANELLEEIPNSFMISQFENIDNKNAHRKNTALEILKVLPELDIFVAGFGTGGTISGVGEILKEHNPNIKIIALEPTASPLLSQNTAASHKIQGIGANFIPKILNQEIIDEIVCVSNEDAINTTLELGKNGIMAGISSGANVYMARKIALENPDKKVLTMLNDTAERYLSTDLFANL, encoded by the coding sequence ATGCCAGTTTATAATAGCATTTTAGATTGTATAGGTAATACTCCAATTATCTCTTTAAAAGAATTTGCGTCTAATCTTTATGGCAAGTGTGAATATTTTAACCCGAGTCATTCTATAAAAGATAGAGCTGCTGTAGAGATGATAAAACAAGCTTTAAATAGAGGTAAGATTAACCAAGAAACTACTATTATAGAAGCTACAAGCGGAAATACTGGTATAGCTTTAGCAATGATTTGTGCAAGTTTGAAATTAAAACTTATTATTGCTATGCCTGAATCTATGAGTATGGAGCGTAGAAAAATGATGAGTTTTTTTGGAGTAAAATTAGAATTAACTCAAGCTAGCAAAGGTATGCAAGGTGCTTTGGATAGAGCTAATGAGCTTTTAGAAGAAATTCCAAATTCATTTATGATAAGTCAATTTGAAAATATAGACAATAAAAATGCACATAGGAAAAATACTGCATTAGAAATTTTGAAAGTTTTACCTGAACTTGATATTTTTGTAGCAGGTTTTGGTACAGGTGGAACTATTAGCGGGGTAGGAGAAATTTTAAAAGAACACAATCCTAATATCAAAATCATAGCTTTAGAGCCTACAGCTTCGCCACTTTTGAGCCAAAATACAGCTGCAAGCCATAAAATTCAAGGTATAGGAGCAAATTTTATCCCTAAAATTTTAAATCAAGAAATTATAGATGAGATAGTTTGTGTAAGCAATGAAGATGCTATTAACACAACTTTAGAACTTGGCAAAAATGGTATAATGGCAGGAATTTCAAGTGGTGCAAATGTATATATGGCTAGAAAAATTGCTTTAGAAAACCCTGATAAAAAAGTCTTGACTATGCTAAATGATACAGCCGAGAGATATTTATCTACAGATTTATTTGCAAATTTATAA
- a CDS encoding ribonuclease BN gives MNFKSLFKILLALRDKEILNYAAALSFYTILSLIPLLFLCFWVFTQIPSFDIYQEKIKNLIFTFLIPTQQDVIIQYINTFLKNSVNLGLIGLLAMALTSLAFFSGYDYVINKLLQEDSKSLWHSISSYWTLATLTPLGLGVSFYISGFIQKTLDEFNIALNFFEVLPYVIIWALFFVSYSSSVSKKGDLKALLFSSFGASVIWYISKMIFVYYAVYNKTYLNVYGSFSVILFFFLWIYISWIIYLLGLKTYLLLNQENKGNKPKRNYKKSQVFM, from the coding sequence ATGAATTTTAAAAGTTTGTTTAAAATTCTTTTAGCTTTAAGAGATAAAGAAATTTTAAATTATGCTGCGGCCTTAAGTTTTTATACAATTTTATCTTTGATACCACTTTTATTTTTATGTTTTTGGGTTTTTACTCAAATTCCAAGTTTTGATATATATCAGGAAAAAATTAAAAATTTAATTTTTACTTTCTTAATTCCAACTCAGCAAGATGTAATCATACAATATATCAATACTTTTTTAAAAAATAGTGTAAATTTAGGATTAATTGGACTTTTAGCTATGGCTTTAACTTCATTAGCATTCTTTTCAGGTTATGATTATGTTATTAATAAACTTTTACAAGAAGATTCTAAAAGTCTTTGGCATAGTATCAGTTCTTATTGGACTTTAGCAACCTTAACTCCATTGGGACTTGGAGTGAGTTTTTATATTTCAGGTTTTATACAAAAAACTTTAGATGAATTTAATATTGCGTTGAATTTCTTTGAAGTTTTGCCTTATGTAATTATTTGGGCTTTATTTTTTGTATCTTATTCTAGTTCGGTTAGCAAAAAAGGTGATTTAAAGGCACTTTTGTTTAGTTCTTTTGGTGCTTCTGTGATTTGGTATATTTCCAAGATGATCTTTGTTTATTATGCTGTATATAATAAAACTTATTTAAATGTATATGGTTCTTTTTCTGTAATTTTATTTTTCTTTTTATGGATTTATATTTCTTGGATTATTTATCTTTTAGGATTAAAAACGTATTTACTTTTAAATCAAGAAAATAAAGGGAATAAACCCAAGAGAAACTACAAAAAGAGCCAGGTTTTTATGTAA
- the tpx gene encoding thiol peroxidase, with product MTTIMYKEQKIELIGEEIKVGDIAPKITLRTKNLAPIEIAPAGKTQIILTFPSLDTQICSKQAKESNKRLANMKNIEVIIVSMDLPFAMDRFCATEGINNIIVASDFAFKDFGNNYGVLISNSIFAGLLARSAFIIKDGKVVYKQIVEELMGKIDFKDIELFMHKNYGYPLN from the coding sequence ATGACAACTATAATGTATAAAGAACAAAAAATAGAACTTATAGGGGAAGAAATAAAAGTTGGTGATATAGCACCAAAAATCACTCTAAGAACAAAAAATTTAGCACCTATAGAGATAGCACCAGCTGGTAAAACACAAATTATTTTAACATTTCCTAGTTTAGACACACAAATTTGTTCTAAACAAGCAAAAGAAAGCAATAAAAGATTAGCTAATATGAAAAATATAGAAGTGATAATAGTTAGTATGGACTTACCTTTTGCAATGGATCGTTTTTGTGCAACTGAAGGAATTAATAACATTATTGTTGCAAGTGATTTCGCATTCAAAGATTTTGGTAATAATTATGGAGTTTTAATTTCTAATAGTATTTTTGCTGGACTTTTAGCAAGATCTGCTTTTATTATTAAAGATGGAAAAGTTGTATATAAACAAATCGTGGAAGAATTAATGGGCAAAATTGATTTTAAGGATATAGAGCTTTTTATGCATAAAAACTATGGTTACCCTTTGAACTAA
- a CDS encoding plasminogen-binding N-terminal domain-containing protein has protein sequence MSRVILTLCCLLVFLQAKSFDLIQAKLERVDDIYGYIKDDSRILLHSSGIVVHEIDTQKSIIARASVIGRENGYIKLQFKVFDMLTQDAMPLPNVLPQIGDKIVLNYLYDRALIIAPDKSTYDFIAQKLNGLYFLHPDLFGAHMIQEYRQTPRRSDFRSFCSKNAVGLLVVALEKKAEMVDCQDFGKIEEFAIPQAQNLQVPFYSRITGYKSDIFSLNDEAIGNYYVYYEKLISLTREK, from the coding sequence TTGTCAAGAGTTATTTTAACACTGTGTTGTCTTTTGGTATTTTTACAAGCTAAAAGTTTTGATTTAATACAGGCAAAACTTGAAAGAGTAGATGATATTTATGGTTATATAAAAGATGATTCTAGGATTTTATTACATTCAAGTGGTATAGTAGTACATGAGATTGATACACAAAAATCTATTATTGCAAGGGCAAGTGTTATTGGGAGAGAAAATGGTTATATTAAATTGCAATTTAAAGTTTTTGATATGCTAACTCAAGATGCAATGCCTTTGCCAAATGTTTTACCACAAATAGGCGATAAAATAGTTTTAAATTATTTATACGATAGAGCATTAATTATAGCTCCTGATAAAAGTACGTATGATTTTATAGCACAAAAATTAAATGGACTTTATTTTTTACATCCTGATTTGTTTGGTGCACATATGATACAAGAATATCGCCAAACTCCAAGAAGATCAGACTTTAGATCTTTTTGCTCAAAAAATGCCGTTGGACTTTTAGTGGTAGCTTTGGAAAAGAAAGCTGAGATGGTTGATTGTCAAGATTTTGGTAAGATCGAAGAATTTGCTATCCCACAAGCTCAGAATTTACAAGTTCCATTTTATTCAAGAATTACAGGTTATAAAAGTGATATTTTTAGTCTAAATGATGAAGCAATTGGAAATTATTATGTATATTATGAAAAATTAATTAGCCTAACTAGAGAAAAATAA